The Gossypium raimondii isolate GPD5lz chromosome 2, ASM2569854v1, whole genome shotgun sequence genome segment TGAGTTTAAAAATTGGTTGAttcgatttttataatttttaatatttagtaatttattttatttgaactgGATGGTTTAGAAATCAGTGATCTGATCGGTTCgattatctatttaatttcaaaaaacattggtttaatttttttcatcaacaaaataagaCTGGGCTTTCACAAGCTCAAAATGTTTTTAAGAGCCCAAAATGTTTCAATTATTGGCCCATGAAAAATGAAACAAGGCCTTTCACACGCTTTACCAAATTAGGGTTTATTGGCAAACTGATATTAAAAGCGCGAAAGtctatcaactttcaactttgCACTCTCCGGACCTTCATCACCACAAAGGGAGAAAGAGGCAGCCACTCATGGGTAATGATAATGACAATAGTAACAATGAAAaacccatttttaattttgttcttagATTTTCGTTTACATCAATTGTTTAATGATAGTTTTGTTAATTtcttctttacatttttttggGGGTTGTTTATAGCAAGGATTAAGGTACACGAGCTAAGGGACAAATCAAAGACGGAGCTGTTGAGCCAGCTCAAGGAATTAAAAGCTGAACTTTCTCTACTTCGTGTAGCGAAGGTCACTGGTGGTGCTCCCAACAAGCTCTCCAAGATGTAACTCATTTCCCCTCTTTTCTTTGatttccatttgttttttctttctcgaTTTTAGTAtgggtttttgatttttttggtgTTGGGTTTTTAGTAAGGTTGTGAGGCTATCGATTGCACAAGTGTTGACAGTGATATCCCAGAAGCAGAAGGCTGCATTGAGGGAAGCatataagaagaaaaagtttTTGCCTCTTGATCTCCGTCCCAAGAAGACCAGAGCTATTCGCCGCCGCCTCACCAAACACCAGGTTAGCTATGGGTCACCTTCATTactttattttcacttttgttATAATACGGCTACTCTTTTTATATTTCAGTTATTGGCATTTCCAGATCCTTTTGTTTTAGTAATCTTCTATGAGAAAATGTATGGAAGTGGAATTATATGGTCCTAAGAAGTGCCCTCTTTTCCGTGGAGATATGTTGAACTTACTTGTAGACCTATCACTTAGGCTGCTTGAGTTTGTTTTGGATTGGTTCAATCTAAGTTGGGTAAATCTGAGTTCTAAAACATTTAGGGTATTACGGGTTCGAGTACTTTTAAGTTTGGATCAATTAAGGGTTCAAGTTATTTTGGGATCAAGTCATTTGGACTTTTTAGTTGAACATTTCGTGATGGATCATAGCGGGTTTAGATAATGTCGCATCATTTCAAGTTACTTGTTTGGACATGTAATTAGGCATCTAGGGTGTTTATTATGTTGCTTTTGACATTGAGCTCTTGGGTTATGTGTTATGGCAGCAATCTCTGAAGACGGAGAGGGAGAAGAAGAGGGAGATGTACTTTCCACAGAGGAAGTATGCCATTAAGGTGTAagcttttcaaatttatattacgAGGGATATACCCCTTTTTCTTCATTAGATTTTAAATGACTACACAATGAtatgttgttgtttaattttcatttcttcgTATTTCCTTTTATTACCTTCATCTTTCTCACTACTATGAACTGTTGGAACCTAGAAAGTGTTTTTGTgcagttttttcttttataatttctggATTGAAGGCTTGCTTCCCTACTCCCATCTTACTCGTGTTTCTCATTTATGGCGAAAAGAAAACCAAATGTGGCTAGAGAACCAGTAAAATTTTGGACGGTGTTATATGAATATGATCTAGCTCGGCCTATTGTCATATTTAGTTTATATActttcataataaaaaatacaagtcCCAACAGCTTTCACTGGTACGCTGGTGATCAGCCACCGGGGTAAAGACACCACCATAATGTGTAGGGCACTAGGAACTTGTTAATAGAGGTGGGTTTGGATTAGGACCAACTCAGTTTTAGATTTTTTCGGGTCTGGGTTTTCTTGGACTTGGATTTAAtacaaaatctaatttaataaaaataataatttattaagattaaattttaataatattatatgtattacTAGTTGTAGACATGTAATATACAAAATTACATATAACTATTAATACTATATCTTTTGTTATAGTCTATcatctataatataataatagtaatatatattaatatttgcaGCCATGGTTATAtagtatattattatataatgtaATAGGGCTTTCATGTATTACTTAATCAGGCTAGGAATGTGATGGTAATTTACcctgaataaataaaataaaataaaatatttatgtatttaatttgtataatgaactttattcttaacaaatatttagattaaatacttaataataaaatttagttgataatttttaaattttaattttaattgagagtaaaattgtttcaaagttGTCTtgcatatattttctaaatatataaaattatggatATAAAAAACTTGTTTTGGCAGACTGTATCTTAGCTCAGCTGACATCAACATTGTTGCCAAagtaggaggacgtgggtttggACATGTTAAAGTGtgtttatcctcttatttaaggtTGGGAAGTTGTTATGGTAGGTAAAGATATTCTATAAAATAACCTtgtttatcctcttatttaaggcTGGGAAGTGGTTATGGTAGTTATagatactttaaattttaaaaaaacttgaaatcacattttgttttagttaaaGGCTAACCCAtattaatagtaaaaaatagTTGATTCTAGTTATTGATCTAAgcaaaactataaataattaaatcataagaATGTATAACCATAGGCGGTCACAATTTCTACACAGCTTAAATGGAACAATTTTACTCATATTCTACAAAAATTAATAAgtatttcatataaatacaAGTGCTAAATTAAATTCGTAGCTAGGGAAAAATTAGAGGAAAAACCAAACTTGCAAAGAATATGTTGAACTAATAGAGAAAATCAAGTAGTAGGAAGGAGGCAAATTATTAATAGACTAGTACCCTAAACCAGTATAAAATATCGTTAATTTTGtcttaaaaccttttttttttttaactttccaaTCTACAAGGGAAGTAACTTTCCCACTTTAACTCgtaaagaaaagttaaattcaagtaaaataaataaaatttaacataccAAAGTGTTAAAATCACtttccaaatgatttttttacaatcacttttcaaatgattaaatttttatgaaaggGATCACTTTTATCGTACAAAAGCTACCTTAGGGTTgagttaattattaatattattagttaattatgaattttcattaaatcaatCTTAAAACGTAAATGAAACACTAAAAAGTTAATACCGTTACCtttctaaaactaaaatatatattttctttgtcaaattaaaatatcacattatattacaattatatcatacTTGAATATCACACATAAAAGAAACGTTGTTTTAATGACTTTGATTTTGGTTACGTCACTAAAAGCGGCACTTTTAGGTTTGTTTATAAGAGTTGATTAGGTCaaccaacataaaaaaaaaggaaccctaaaaatacatattttgtttcttcttaaaatttttgaggcttaaaattaaagtatatatatatatatatttacttgtaaaaatataattttattattttaatattttatgttttatcattttaaagagttagattaattttataatattttaaggattactaattatattagaaattttaagaCAGTGCATAAATTATGCCACGATTGAGCCTAATAGTGTATGCATTTATAtgatttgatataaaataaatggagaTGTGGTCAACTGAAAAGAGTAggtatttaagtaattttattttcctaatGATTCTgggaaatataaattataaatttcaaagtttTGGCTAAACCTTGACCCCAAAATATACATTCCAATTTTGAAGTTGTACATTAGTGATTGGTCAAATTCTATAGAAAAACCATATATCATGTATTGTTTTAGATTGAATCCTTTAGTGAATTTTCAATACAAAAGTCGACCTTGAATATTTGGTTGTATCATTGCATTTGAAAGTGATTCGATTGGAATGATCACAAAGCTTGGGAGCAATACCCTTGGACTTTTTCCTGTTTTAGGTGGCTATCtcaatatctatatatatggtTTACTTTACTATTTGAATGTTCTTAGATTGTGTCAATATTTGATTACTTAGAACGCTACTGGATTGGTTATTAAGATCAAGAATCGGTCAATATACTAGTTTGAACAAGGAGATGGAACCGATTGAATCAGAAATTACTCGAAgtgggtaaaaataaaaaaaaaaaactgggacaaaaatcaataattgactaggtttaattttttattttattttatgaattatatttatctattgTTGGTCTAAtagttgaattgattgaatcaGAAATAAGGGTATGACTAGTTCAAAAATATTAGAACACTGTATATGACACTCTAATATTGTACAATGTCATcacttgaaattttatataaatgttataattttcaagtgatgatgtggTGCAATTTTAGAGTGTCATGTCATCATcgaacttttatatttttcttagggccaaaatgaatttaattgtcaaatttaagtaccaaagtTGACAAAAAAAAGTATAGGTACTAAaatggacctagttgtaaagtttgggggcaaaaaattacattatttcttttaatttttttttgagtttgtgTTACTTTGGATTTGGATTGTTATGAGTGTGTGTTTAAAACCCCAAGTTTCGGATCAGTTCATTATGAGTTTGATCAATTGATTAAGTGGTAGTATACTTGTCCATTATTGTCATTTAAAGGGCAATGATTCAAAACCTACCAAATGTGAATGCTCGCATCTCTTTGGTAGGTAGTCGTGTGCCTAGTCTGATATGATAAGATACTCTTGCTCTATTGAACTCGTTGCCTCAAATATTTTGacttttcaaaaagttataagGCAAAATTCCTCGACTTCAGACAATATCAACTATAACGGAACTTGAAAAACTTGTAAAAGAAATCGGCCTAGCCGCTTATTGTTGAGGGGGAGCATCAACACGGCTAGTAGCTTAGCTGTAAATTGTTGTTGTAACATTGTTGAATATCTTCCAGAATAATGCCCTTCATTGTGGGTgaagaaattgaatttaaagGGTCAACGTAAATTCTTGTGGGCAAAAACCAATGTTCTTATGAGGTCAAATATCCTGTTATCTGTTGCCAGTATTCTGACTTTTGTTAACTGTTTAAAATCCGAATTCCGACCATCACACAACACTTTAACATAAATTTGTCATGAGCTGTAAGATCATTGGCATTCTCATATATTTTTCCTCTCCGATGTTTGAAATTCTTATTAATTATTAGCTGtctctatgtttttttttccattaatgGCTGCAAAACCAGAGGCAGGAAAAAAAAACCCGTTGTAAAAGGCGTCACCATGCATGGAATTGTTGTGGTTTTGTCGTTGAATTTTTCAAATTGATGCATGGTGGAATTCGAGAACATGTGGTCAAGCATTTACCAATGTTCTTCTAGGCTTATTGGAGTGGTtgattagtatttttttttatataaacatattgtAAGTATTATTAGGTTAAGCTCAATATGCGTATTTTTAAAACCGTATAGTTGAGAGGAccataaatgaaaatttagagtAAATTAATGAGAATGGTGAtttcattttgtgtgtgtgaaGTTGATGTTTTATGTAATCTAGTAACAAAGCCAACTACTTTCAAACAAAAGTTCTAGATTTAGACAAACAAGAAAACACAAACATGCTTGGTTGGCTACAACAAGAGATAGTGTTATACatagtaattaaatgaaattggaTCCATTAAAACGGTAAAAACTTctattattctattattattattatttttaaattaaaattgcttTCGATTAAGTCTTAGTTCGATTGATATGGACACTGTTGATCAATGCATGAGGACATGAGTTCGAATGcgttgaaacgcattatcctcttatttatggattAGAGAGAGGTGATTCTAGACATTgtgcttaattaataattaaaatatatcttaaaaaaaaaaccttacatATTTGGGACGGTATAATCCATCTAAAAAGcccattttacttttcaaaaaatagtaaaaattatatatttgtaattcatattttatatattttataattaaatttaaatttaaatttaaaatttttaattatttaaattgaattcaagcTAGATCGGATTGgttcaactttaaaattttttgtctaAACCTGACCCAAATTTGGTCGGCCTATTGGGCAGAGCAAATTACCTGGCTCTTAGATAGATCTAAAAAACACCAAATTAACTCGTTACTGCTTCGTAAAAAAAACtcttattactatttttttttgtttataagaggatgttatttttttttactttaatatacaaataaaaccctaaacattgcgttactattattatttgttaattttatttaattaatcaagttatatctaaaaatataaactttagagtattattatagatattgctattgatcaataaaattgtatgttatttttactcttttatctctttatttcataacaaatattaactaaaaattttttatacgcctaaaatgtaattttatagaCTCATTACAACATAATTTAAGTTCATGTAAATAAacgagaaattattttatgggtCATTCCCACCAAATCATCTATGGTtcatttctaattatttaatgatattttaacaattttttcgatatcattgatacataattttggtaattttttttaccttgaaCCCCGAATTCAAACTCGTTTAATGTTCAGGGTTTGAGGTCAAGCTAGAGATTCaaagtttaagatttaaggtttgaaatctataaaaaaatattaaataaataaaaagagagtatCCGAGGGTAAGGGTTTATAAAACAATTTGTAACCTCAAAAATCTTTTGAATAATAAGAGCAAGAAAAGATTTAATAAAGAAGCTGGCCAGATGCTATCCAAAACCAAGAAGAGGCTTCGTCTAATTTGAGACCATTGGCTGATTTGACTTTTGAAAACAGAACCGGTCATTATCACCCACCGCGTGGATTCTGTATCCCCTCCCTCTCTATATATACCCAAACATCTCTATTCTTCTTCCACTCCTCACTGCAACAacaaatttcactttatttcGTTCTTAATTACTGTCTTTTAGCTTTATATCAAACTCAAACTCTATTTGTGAATGCCGAGAAAAGGAATGAGGAGCATTTTCTTCAAATCACCATCTCCAACGAGGATGACACCGCCTTCTTCTCCACTCCACCATACTTTTTCAGAGTCACTAATGGAGGAGAACATTGAAGTAGCCCAATTCATCATCACCAAATGGGACTCCTCGCATGACGACAATCTCGTTTCTCTTTTCTCCGATAAGGATGAAGCCAGACAATATCTGGGTTCCATTAAAGGATTGCAAAAAGCTATGAAGTACTTGGTTTTACACCAATCCAATTCGGAGAAACTCGTCCGAGCTCAACTACTGATGCAAACCGCCATGAAAAGGTTGCAGAAGGAGTTTTACCAGATTTTGAAGTCCAACCGGGATTATCTCGACCCAGAATCTGTTTCGGCTTACTCATCTTCCAGGCCTTCGGTTTCCAGGTCTAGTTTTTCGgaatttgaagaagaagaagaagaagaagaagatgagtCGGAGAACGAGAATGATTCGGTACCTGAAGTGGAGAGAGCGTCGTTAGCTGCTATGGCGGATTTGAGAGCTATTGCGGAAGCCATGATATCGGCGGGGTACGCTAAGGAGTGTATCAAAGTTTATAAGATTATTCGGAAATCGATCGTCGATGAAGCTCTTTACCATCTCGGAGTTGAAAGGGAGTTGACATTTCAGAAGATTCAGAAGATGGAATGGGAGGTTCTGGAGTTTAAAATCAAGAACTGGTTAAGCGCTGTTAAAATGGCGGTTAAAACGCTGTTTTATGGCGAGAGGCTCCTCTGCGATCAAGTGTTTTCCGTTTCGGCTGCCATAAGGGAATCTTGTTTCACGGAAATTTCGAAAGAAGGAGCTTTGGCTCTGTTTGGTTTCCCGGAAAATGTAGCCAAGTGCAAGAAAACTCCAGAGAAATTGTTCCGTATCTTGGACTTATACGAAGCAGTTTCCGGTCTTTGGCCGGAAGTCGAATCAATCTTCAGCTTCGAATCAACGTCGGCCGTACGAGCAACCGCCGTTAACTCCTTGATCAAGCTCGGCGACACCGTTAGGACGATGTTAATGGACTTTGAAACGGCGATTCAAAAGGATTCATCCAAAACGACGGTTCCAGGCGGTGGGATCCACCCTCTAACACGCTACGTAATGAATTACATCTCTTTCCTCGCCGATTACTGCGGGATTCTCTTGGACATATTCGCGGATTGGCCGTTCACGGTTCCTTCCGCTTTACCGGAGTCTTACTTCGGCAGCCCCGACAGCGAGGGGAGCATTTCATCGCCGATTTCCGTCCGGTTAGCCTGGCTCATCCTCGTCATGCTGTGTAAACTTGACGGCAAAGCCGCGATGTACAAAGACGTGCCGCTTTCTTACTTGTTCTTAGCGAATAATCTCCAATACGTCACCGAAAAAGTCCGTCAATCGAACCTGAAATTCCTCCTCGGCGACGATTGGCTGATAAATCACGAACTGAAAGTAAAACAGTACGCTGAGAATTACGAGAAGATTGGATGGAGCAAAGTGCTTGCGTCACTGCCAGAGAATCAGACTGCTGAGAATCCGGCCGATCGGGTGAACGACCATTTCAAGAAATTCAATTCGGCTTTCGAAGAAGCTTACATGAAACAAATTTCTTGGGTCGTACCCGACCCGAAACTCCGAGATCATATCAAGATTTCAATGGCGAGACGGATCATACCGATCTATAAAGAGTTTTACGAGGCATACGGCGGAGtgcaaatgaaaaaagaaatgtgGGGTGAGCCATTTATCAGATTTACCCCTGATGATTTAGGAAACTACTTGTCGGATATGTTCTATGGAAGCAAAAGCTCAGGGAGTGTGTCATCAAGTTCAAGAGGAGGTGGCCGGAGTCATTGAGGCCATCCTTTTTTGGGGCGTTGAAAAAATGGCCGGCCGGGTTGGAATTTAGCCTGGTGGCTTTTTGTGGCATGTGTTGCCACGTGTATAGAAGACtggttaataatttaattaattaattactttaaaattgtaataagaaaattctttgatttttttaattatacaatTCCAGTTTGGTGAACAAAAAGGGTTAATTAATCCATAATGGGAAAGAGGTAAAGCCAAAGAAATGATTTTACCAATCATTGGGAGCTGTTAAACATAGCCAAAATTGTGATGTCTGTGAAGTGAAACgttgaataaattatttggtTTATCTGATGATGATAGTTTCTTGAACAGAGGAGGAAATCGCGGTACGTGTCTCTCTTTCAAACACTGATGGTGTAGATTTGGATCAATGTGGAGAACCTGATGATCAACAGGTTGGTGTTTAGGGGTCTGTTCAATCTAATGTAGGAGGTTCCATTGTTGGTGAGAATCAAATAGAGGATGGTAATGATGGTGAAACAGTTGTTGGGGAATGAGATTTAGAAGCTTTAGTTTTTACCAATCACATGCGAAGGTGAAAGGGTTTAGCATGGTGagtaataaaaattcatatgtGGCTAATTATGCTTGGTAAGCTTGTGATAAAGATGGCAAAGCTAATGAGAGGaagaaaagtaagaaaatttcTTATCTTACGAGCGTGAGCTGATGGTAGTTAGAAATCATTCTCATGAACTCATTCCTAAAATGGCAAGACCAGTCTATTTGGTTAAAGAGATCACTGGAAGCAAATAATATGGCTGTCTTTCCAATTTACAACAACATTAAATTGCTACAAGTTCAGTCAAGTGGACTAAATCAAATTGAGTGTTTACCACACGATTGTAGAAATTATATCCAGGAGGCTAATCATTGAAGAGGGGATGCTGAGTATTTGAGGAAGCTATTTTGCAAAATGCAAATTAAAGATGGTGAATTCTTCCACTAGTTTGACTTTGATGGATATGGAAGGTTGAAGAATCCTTTTTGGATCCATCTTCAAAGTAAAGATGCTTTTGTTGACTTTCATGATGATGTTAGTTTTGATATTACGTATCTTGTGAACATGCACGGATGagataaaattcatttaaagtCAATTTAATCAAGCTGCGAAATTTCAAGTTTAGAAGACCAATCGACATGCAATGAATTTTTATATGAGATTCAGACATTTCTAGGCTAAGATGTCTGAATAGTGTTTGAAAAGCTATTTCTTAACTTCGAaacgcactttgaatcactcgatttcaAGTCTGAGAGATCAAGTTATAACTATTTACTGAAGGCTATGCAAGCTGAATTTTTAGACGAAACTATTACAGAAATTACGAATTTCGGACTTTAATTCGAACGTAAATAATATTGGTTTCAAGTTTATGACCtaactttaattatatatgaacccaatattatatttattaagttttattattttattatttatttatttctgacCTTCAATCACATACTTATTACATATTAATATCTTAACTTCACAATATATGACACATATCATTTTGTTTAGAGTTCCTTGCATTATAACACTTAATCATTCGATAAACTACACAAAATCTAGTCATTCAAAATAGAATTGTCTACTTGaataataattactaaattatttatttttaatccacaaaatttgaaattaagatgaatttatgttttagaaACTAGGCTCTTCAAACCTTTCAAccacaaattttcaaaattaggatTGCTTCCAAATAGCTCTACCTCTCTTcacttaaaaacattttaatggcaaaatataattaagattgAATTCATCCTTTACTTATTTAGAAGctagacttaataatatttttatatatacatgtaagactcatcctctaattcattttatacaatCTTTAAGAATTTTTCAATGTCGTAGTTCGACTTTTCCTTGcttaaattaatagatttatcTCCTATTGTATAATTTAGATGCAAGTTCagtttatttcaataaaattagactcgtaaattttcaaaccatataTGAGTACTTAACTTCTAATTCAATATCTACAATTTCCAAAATCACACTACTACTATTGTCTAAAATTGTTTCAGTGCAAATGTCGACAATCAAATTATTGA includes the following:
- the LOC105788896 gene encoding 60S ribosomal protein L35 — protein: MARIKVHELRDKSKTELLSQLKELKAELSLLRVAKVTGGAPNKLSKIKVVRLSIAQVLTVISQKQKAALREAYKKKKFLPLDLRPKKTRAIRRRLTKHQQSLKTEREKKREMYFPQRKYAIKV
- the LOC105788898 gene encoding exocyst complex component EXO70H1, which codes for MPRKGMRSIFFKSPSPTRMTPPSSPLHHTFSESLMEENIEVAQFIITKWDSSHDDNLVSLFSDKDEARQYLGSIKGLQKAMKYLVLHQSNSEKLVRAQLLMQTAMKRLQKEFYQILKSNRDYLDPESVSAYSSSRPSVSRSSFSEFEEEEEEEEDESENENDSVPEVERASLAAMADLRAIAEAMISAGYAKECIKVYKIIRKSIVDEALYHLGVERELTFQKIQKMEWEVLEFKIKNWLSAVKMAVKTLFYGERLLCDQVFSVSAAIRESCFTEISKEGALALFGFPENVAKCKKTPEKLFRILDLYEAVSGLWPEVESIFSFESTSAVRATAVNSLIKLGDTVRTMLMDFETAIQKDSSKTTVPGGGIHPLTRYVMNYISFLADYCGILLDIFADWPFTVPSALPESYFGSPDSEGSISSPISVRLAWLILVMLCKLDGKAAMYKDVPLSYLFLANNLQYVTEKVRQSNLKFLLGDDWLINHELKVKQYAENYEKIGWSKVLASLPENQTAENPADRVNDHFKKFNSAFEEAYMKQISWVVPDPKLRDHIKISMARRIIPIYKEFYEAYGGVQMKKEMWGEPFIRFTPDDLGNYLSDMFYGSKSSGSVSSSSRGGGRSH